The genomic region TGCTCTATCTGAGAGGAAATTACACAACTGCATTTAGTCTTTTTTCATTCAATGGGGAAAGATATGAGAACGGAGAGAAGATCGCTAAGGAGGCTTTTGAGCCTGCTATTGATGATCGTTTAGCTTATAGCGGTGAGGAAGAGACCCCCGTAGAATACAATTATGTGTATAATGCTACCGCCTTAGATCCATTCTTTGAAAAGCTCGCCTCATTAGAGGTTGCTAAAAAAGGGAAGCTCAATATCGTACATATCGGCGATTCGCATATACAAGCCGACGTGATGACGGGTGTAGTACGACAACGCTTTCAAGAGAGTTTTGGCAATGCAGGTTTGGGGTTAGTGTTCCCTTACTCGTTGATACGCACCAATGGAGGGCATAATGTTTCTTTTAGCTCGAATATTGCGTGGGAAGTGCAGAAGAATATTGGTAGAGAAGGTGACCAAGTGGGTATCAGCGGCTACTCACTTTCTACTAAGAATAAGAATTTTGTGATTGAGCTTAATCTTAAAAATAAGAAATACGCATTCAACACCTTAAAGATTATCACTCCTAATAACGAGCGTTTCTTTGAGGTGGCTACGAATGTAGGGAATGTAGGAAGAGTGAGTGCAGCGCCATTGCGCCCAACTGTTCAGAAAATGCTTACTCATAAAGTATCACAAGGTGAAACACTTTACGGTATCTCACACAAATACCACACAACGGTATCTAAAATACAGAATGCGAATAGGCTTAGTTCAGCTAATATACGTATTGGGCAGGTGTTGCATATTCCCACAGCTGAAAAAGTAGCAGCAGCACCCGCAGCTCGCCGAGTAGACCTTTCAGAGGCAAAAGTACTAAGCGGTAATTCACTTTTTAGTTATTACACTTATGAAGGGCTGAACGTTTCAGATAAGATATATCTCACTCCTAATAGTAAAAGTGACTCATTTACACTTAGTGGTATCGTATTGGAGAACAACAACAGCGGTATTATCTATCACGCTATAGGGGTGAATGGGGCGCACTTCTCTGATTACAATAAGTCGAAGTTATTCTTTGAACAGATAAAAGCCTTAGAGCCCGACCTAATTATTGTATCGCTTGGTACTAACGAGACTTTCGGCAGGATGTCGGCTGACCGTTATGATGAGCAAGCTACGAAGTTCATCAATGCTTTGCGCAATACGTATGGCGAGTGCCCCATACTGCTTACTTCGCCACCACCGTCGCTTTATAAGCGCAAGAGTCCTAATCCGCTGTGTGAGGAGTATGCCGACCGCTTGATCGACAACTCGGTGAAGGATAATTACAGTGTGTTCGACCTTTATCGTGCTGTGGGAGGAAGTCAGGCGATGAATCGCTTTATACAGCATAACCTTATTGCGGGTGACCGTGTGCATTACACACGCCAAGGTTACCTCGAACAAGGGACGCTCTTTTACGATGCTTTTATGAGTAACTACCTCAACTACAAGAGAAAGAATAAACAGCCCTTAAAACCCATACTGAATTGAATTTAGAAAATTTGCAGCTCTGGGCAATGCAGTTTTGTCCGAGTGAGGAACAGATAAAAAGCTGGTTTACTTACGACCCCAATCACCCCCTACTATTTAACAGTAGCTTGTTTTTGGGGCTCTTTTTGGCTTTTTATTTGCTGTACATTCTCACCAAGAAGCACGCTCACTTCCGTACTGTTTATGTGACACTCTTCTCACTGTTTTTCTACTACAAAGCGGGGGGGAATTACTTTGTGCTCTTAGTGCTGTCATCAGCATTGGATTACTTCTTCGCAGGGAAGATCTATAAGAGTGAGAAGCCTATTGCTCGAAAGTTCTATCTGGCAGCGAGTATGGTTACTAATTTGGGTATTCTTGGATATTTTAAGTATACTAACTTTTTGATTGATAGTTTTAATCAACTGTTCAGTTCAAATTTTGCCCTTTTAGATATTGTGTTGCCTATTGGGATATCCTTCTATACTTTCCAGACAATGAGCTATACCATTGATGTGTATAGGCGTGAGATAGAGCCCGCAAAATCCTTTCTCGATTTTACTTTTTTTGTTTGCTTCTTTCCGCAATTAGTTGCAGGACCTATCGTACGTGCAAAGGACTTTATTCCTCAGATCTATAAGAAGATAAACATTACTAAAGAAGAAGCCTCTTTTGCGCTTTTCTTAATCATCGGAGGGCTGATAAAGAAAGCCGTTATCTCCGATTATATTTCGCTGAATTTTGTAGATCGTGTGTTTGATGCACCGAATAATTATACGCCTTTTGAGAACTTGATGGCTGTGTATGGTTATGCTTTGCAGATTTATTGTGACTTCTCAGGCTATTCTGATATGGCAATAGGCTTAGCACTTTTAATGGGCTTTACGCTACCGATTAACTTCCGCACACCTTACCAGTCAGAGAATATTACTGAATTTTGGCGTAGATGGCACATTTCGCTTTCTACGTGGTTAAAGGACTACCTATATATCTCTGTGGGTGGCAATAGGCGAGGCACCTTCTGGGGGTATTTCTTTCCGACAGTCTTCTTCGCCTCTTCACTGTTTTGGGGGTTGAAAATGATGAATTACACGATGGTGCCTTTGTATATTGTTTTAGGAGGCTTAGCAGTGTTCTTTCTATCAATTGTTATTGCCTCAGATAAGCAAAAAGCACTTAGAAGCGGTTTTAACCAGATGACCACAATGCTATTGGGTGGGTTGTGGCACGGCGCTAACCTACGATTCATCGTTTGGGGTGCATTACACGGTTTGGCATTATCGCTACATAAGAGTTTTAAAGAGTTATTTCCTAAGCGTGACCCTGATAAGAAATCATTTTTTGGTAGCTTATTTACTCCGTTATTTGTACTCATCACTTTCCATTTTGTTGCTTTTTGTTGGATCTTCTTTCGCGCTAAGGATTTTGATATAGCACTGAATATCATCAATAATATACAAAATATTACCTATAATCCACAGCAATGGCAAGTGATCTTCCAAGGGTATCAAAGTGTATTTATCTTGATTATATTTGGATATATTTGGCACTTCTTCCCTCAATCAATGAACGACTCACTCAAAAATCTATATGACTCAATGCCGATAATATTTAAGGCTGCGGTTATTGCATTAGTCTTTTGGGTGGTATATGCAACCGCTTCGAGTGAGGCACAACCATTTATTTACTTCCAATTCTAAATAGGGTAGGAGAGGGGAGGTTCATTCGTTCTTCCTTTATGGTGTATTCGTAGGAGAGATTAGAGTTTTTTTTGTTAAATTTTTCACTTTTTGCTTTGGTTTGAAATATTTTTACTATTTTTGGGGCGGAATTTTGAGGTAAAAACTTGAATTACGCATAGTGTTCTAGTTTCTACCATTTTGATTATAAGTTGATTAAATGAAATTTACAGCATTACAAATAGCGAATGTTTTGGGTGGAGAAGTAGAAGGAAACCCCGAAAAAGAGGTGTTTACGCTCTCAAAAATTGAGGAAGGGACAGAAGGTTCTATTTCTTTTTTAGCGAACCCAAAATACAAGCATTTCATTTACACTACAGCGGCATCGGTGGTGATAGTCGGTAAGGACTTCGAGGCAGAACATCCTGTGTCGGCTACCTTGGTGCGTGTGGACGATGCTTATGCAGCTTTTTCAAAACTTTTGGCTTTTTACAACGAAATAAAGCTCAATAAACAAGGTGTAGAGCAGCCCTCTTTTATTGCTCCTACGGCTAAAATAGGTAAAAATGTGTATATCGGTGCTTTTGTGTATATCGGTGAAAATGTGGTAGTTGCTGATAATGTGAAGATTTATCCTAACACTTATATTGGCGATAATTCGCGTATTGACGAAAATAGTACTATCTTTGCAGGCTGTAAAATCTATTCTGAGACGGTGATCGGTAAGAGTTGTACATTGCACAGCGGTGTGGTGCTTGGGGCTGATGGTTTTGGCTTTGCCCCCAACGAAGATGGTTCTTACAACAAAGTACCACAGATAGGCAACGTAGTGCTTGAGGACAATGTGGAGATTGGCGCGGGCAGCACGGTGGATAGGGCTACACTTGGCTCGACGATTATCCGTGAGGGGGTGAAGCTCGACAACCAGATACAGATCGCCCATAATGTGGAAGTGGGCAAGAATACTGTAATTGCGGCACAAACAGGGGTGGCAGGTTCTACTAAAATAGGTGAACATTGCACTATTGGTGGGCAAGTGGGCATTGTAGGGCATCTTACGATTGGCAATCGTGTGAAGATACAGGCACAAACAGGTGTAGGGCGCAATCTGAAAGATGATGAGGCAATACAAGGTTCGCCCGCACTGCCTTATGCGGAATATAACAAGGCATACGTGGTTTTCAGGAAACTACCTAACCTACTAAAACGCATTGAGGAATTAGAAAAGAAATTAAAAGACAAATAATAGATACGTTATTATGGTAAAGCAAAATACCTTATCGAAGGAAATAACATTAGAAGGCATTGGCTTGCATACCGGTAGAGAGGTGAAGATGGTGCTCAAACCAGCCCCTGTGGACAATGGGTTTACCTTTGTGCGCACTGATTTGGAGGGTAGCCCTGTGGTAGAGGCAGATGCTAATTATGTGTCGAATACGGAGCGTGGCACTGTCTTAGAAAAGAAAGGCGTAAAGATACAGACTTGTGAGCACGTGCTGGCAGCCCTTGTAGGTATGGATCTTGACAATGTGATTATTGAGCTTAATGCCTCAGAGCCGCCTATTATGGATGGCTCTTCTAAGTACTTCGTAGAGGCTATTGCTGTGGCGGGTATTGTAGCTCAGGATGCTGACAGAGACGAGTATATCGTAAAGAATGTGATCACTTATGTAAATGAAGAGACAGGCAGTGAGATTACGCTTATCCCTGCTGAGGAGTACCAAGTAACGACTATGGTGGATTTTGGTACAAAGATATTGGGCACACAGAACGCCTATATGAATCACCTTTCGGAGTTTAAGAATGAGATAGCCCCTGCGCGCACTTTTAGCTTTTTGCACGAACTTGAGACGCTTTTAGATCACGGCTTAATCAAAGGGGGTGACCTCAATAATGCGATCGTTTATGTGGATAAGGAGATCTCAGAGAGTACAATGGAAAAGCTCAAGAAGGTGTTCAACAAAGAGCATATTTCTGTAAAGCCTAATGGGGTACTCGACAATCTCACACTGCACTACTCTAACGAGGCTGCGCGCCATAAATTACTCGATGTGATTGGCGACTTAGCACTCGTAGGTACACGCATTCGTGGGAAGGTCATTGCTACCAAACCAGGGCACTTTACCAATACACAGTTTGCTAAGAAGCTCTCAAAGATCATCAAGAACGA from Capnocytophaga haemolytica harbors:
- the lpxD gene encoding UDP-3-O-(3-hydroxymyristoyl)glucosamine N-acyltransferase — translated: MKFTALQIANVLGGEVEGNPEKEVFTLSKIEEGTEGSISFLANPKYKHFIYTTAASVVIVGKDFEAEHPVSATLVRVDDAYAAFSKLLAFYNEIKLNKQGVEQPSFIAPTAKIGKNVYIGAFVYIGENVVVADNVKIYPNTYIGDNSRIDENSTIFAGCKIYSETVIGKSCTLHSGVVLGADGFGFAPNEDGSYNKVPQIGNVVLEDNVEIGAGSTVDRATLGSTIIREGVKLDNQIQIAHNVEVGKNTVIAAQTGVAGSTKIGEHCTIGGQVGIVGHLTIGNRVKIQAQTGVGRNLKDDEAIQGSPALPYAEYNKAYVVFRKLPNLLKRIEELEKKLKDK
- a CDS encoding LysM peptidoglycan-binding domain-containing protein — its product is MKKYVQYIKGAVITGLLAVTVLLYLRGNYTTAFSLFSFNGERYENGEKIAKEAFEPAIDDRLAYSGEEETPVEYNYVYNATALDPFFEKLASLEVAKKGKLNIVHIGDSHIQADVMTGVVRQRFQESFGNAGLGLVFPYSLIRTNGGHNVSFSSNIAWEVQKNIGREGDQVGISGYSLSTKNKNFVIELNLKNKKYAFNTLKIITPNNERFFEVATNVGNVGRVSAAPLRPTVQKMLTHKVSQGETLYGISHKYHTTVSKIQNANRLSSANIRIGQVLHIPTAEKVAAAPAARRVDLSEAKVLSGNSLFSYYTYEGLNVSDKIYLTPNSKSDSFTLSGIVLENNNSGIIYHAIGVNGAHFSDYNKSKLFFEQIKALEPDLIIVSLGTNETFGRMSADRYDEQATKFINALRNTYGECPILLTSPPPSLYKRKSPNPLCEEYADRLIDNSVKDNYSVFDLYRAVGGSQAMNRFIQHNLIAGDRVHYTRQGYLEQGTLFYDAFMSNYLNYKRKNKQPLKPILN
- a CDS encoding bifunctional UDP-3-O-[3-hydroxymyristoyl] N-acetylglucosamine deacetylase/3-hydroxyacyl-ACP dehydratase translates to MVKQNTLSKEITLEGIGLHTGREVKMVLKPAPVDNGFTFVRTDLEGSPVVEADANYVSNTERGTVLEKKGVKIQTCEHVLAALVGMDLDNVIIELNASEPPIMDGSSKYFVEAIAVAGIVAQDADRDEYIVKNVITYVNEETGSEITLIPAEEYQVTTMVDFGTKILGTQNAYMNHLSEFKNEIAPARTFSFLHELETLLDHGLIKGGDLNNAIVYVDKEISESTMEKLKKVFNKEHISVKPNGVLDNLTLHYSNEAARHKLLDVIGDLALVGTRIRGKVIATKPGHFTNTQFAKKLSKIIKNERRNNVPSIDLNQAPLIDINGIMKLLPHRPPFLLVDKIFELSDKHVVGSKNVTMNEPFFVGHFPSSPVMPGVLQIEAMAQTGGVLILSTVPDPENYLTYFMKIDNVKFKVPVVPGDTLIFKLELLSPIRRGICHMQAYAYVNGKLATEAELMAQIVKVK
- a CDS encoding MBOAT family O-acyltransferase, whose product is MQFCPSEEQIKSWFTYDPNHPLLFNSSLFLGLFLAFYLLYILTKKHAHFRTVYVTLFSLFFYYKAGGNYFVLLVLSSALDYFFAGKIYKSEKPIARKFYLAASMVTNLGILGYFKYTNFLIDSFNQLFSSNFALLDIVLPIGISFYTFQTMSYTIDVYRREIEPAKSFLDFTFFVCFFPQLVAGPIVRAKDFIPQIYKKINITKEEASFALFLIIGGLIKKAVISDYISLNFVDRVFDAPNNYTPFENLMAVYGYALQIYCDFSGYSDMAIGLALLMGFTLPINFRTPYQSENITEFWRRWHISLSTWLKDYLYISVGGNRRGTFWGYFFPTVFFASSLFWGLKMMNYTMVPLYIVLGGLAVFFLSIVIASDKQKALRSGFNQMTTMLLGGLWHGANLRFIVWGALHGLALSLHKSFKELFPKRDPDKKSFFGSLFTPLFVLITFHFVAFCWIFFRAKDFDIALNIINNIQNITYNPQQWQVIFQGYQSVFILIIFGYIWHFFPQSMNDSLKNLYDSMPIIFKAAVIALVFWVVYATASSEAQPFIYFQF